A window of Diospyros lotus cultivar Yz01 chromosome 14, ASM1463336v1, whole genome shotgun sequence contains these coding sequences:
- the LOC127791176 gene encoding adenylosuccinate synthetase 2, chloroplastic produces MNLSSLRLESKPIAAPQRRFSDGPLRYRSKVVVCSVKPVASPSSSSAAAEQASQGLSRIGSLSQVSGVLGCQWGDEGKGKLVDILAKHFDVVARCQGGANAGHTIYNSEGKKFALHLVPSGILNEETLCVIGNGVVVHLPGLFNEIDGLESNGISCKGRILVSDRAHLLFDFHQVVDGLREAELANSFIGTTKRGIGPCYSSKVIRNGIRVCDLRHMDTFPQKLDLLLSDASLRFKGFNYSPDMLKEEVEKYKRFAERLEPFISDTVHVMNESIAEKKKILVEGGQATMLDIDFGTYPFVTSSSPSAGGICTGLGIAPRAVGDLIGVVKAYTTRVGSGPFPTEILGRGGDLLRFAGQEFGTTTGRPRRCGWLDVVALKYCCQINGFTSLNLTKLDVLSDLPEIQLGVSYKQIDGTPIKSFPADLRVLEQLKVEYEVLPGWQFDISTIRNYSDLPKAARQYVERIEELVGIPIHYIGVGPGRDALIYK; encoded by the exons ATGAATTTGTCGTCGCTCAGGCTCGAATCGAAACCGATCGCGGCTCCACAGAGGAGGTTCTCCGATGGGCCTCTGCGTTACCGTAGTAAGGTCGTCGTGTGCTCCGTGAAGCCTGTTGCTTCTCCTTCTTCGTCCTCTGCGGCGGCCGAGCAGGCGAGCCAGGGGCTGAGTCGAATCGGCTCGCTCAGTCAGGTTTCAGGCGTGTTGGGCTGTCAGTGGGGCGACGAAGGCAAAGGCAAGCTCGTCGATATTCTGGCCAAGCATTTCGACGTCGTCGCTCGATGCCAG GGTGGAGCTAATGCTGGACACACCATTTACAATTCAGAGGGCAAGAAGTTTGCCCTCCATCTTGTTCCTTCGGGTATTCTTAATGAGGAAACTCTTTGTGTGATTGGTAATGGAGTCGTGGTGCATTTACCAGGGTTGTTTAATGAAATTGATGGGCTTGAATCTAATGGGATCTCCTGCAAAGGAAGGATATTAGTATCTGATCGTGCTCACTTATTGTTTGATTTTCATCAAGTAGTAGATGGGCTCAGAGAGGCTGAACTAGCTAATTCCTTCATAGGCACTACCAAGAGGGGCATTGGACCGTGTTATTCGAGCAAAGTGATTCGTAATGGCATTAGAGTGTGTGACCTCAGGCACATGGACACTTTTCCTCAGAAGCTTGATCTGTTATTATCAGATGCATCTTTGAGATTCAAAGGCTTTAATTATAGCCCAGACATGCTCAAAGAAGAAGTTGAAAAGTACAAGAGATTCGCCGAGAGGTTGGAACCCTTTATTTCTGATACTGTGCATGTCATGAATGAATCCATTGcagaaaaaaagaagattttggTGGAAGGTGGTCAGGCAACCATGTTGGATATTGACTTTGGAACCTACCCTTTTGTGACCTCCTCTAGCCCATCAGCAGGTGGAATCTGCACTGGTCTTGGCATTGCCCCTAGAGCTGTTGGTGACCTAATTGGTGTG GTTAAAGCATACACTACAAGAGTAGGTTCTGGTCCATTCCCAACAGAGATTTTGGGTAGAGGTGGTGACCTCCTGAGGTTTGCTGGACAGGAATTTGGCACAACTACTGGTCGTCCACGTCGCTGTGGCTGGCTTGATGTAGTTGCATTAAAGTACTGCTGTCAGATTAATGGCTTTACTTCTTTAAATCTCACGAAACTTGATGTGTTGTCAGATCTCCCTGAAATTCAGTTGGGAGTGTCTTATAAACAAATTGACGGAACACCAATCAAATCATTCCCTGCTGATCTTCGTGTTCTTGAGCAATTGAAG GTGGAATACGAAGTTTTGCCGGGATGGCAATTTGATATTTCCACTATCAGAAACTATTCAGATCTTCCTAAGGCTGCACGTCAGTACGTGGAAAGGATAGAAGAACTTGTTGGCATTCCCATCCACTACATAGGGGTTGGGCCTGGCCGGGATGCTCTTATATACAAGTGA
- the LOC127790305 gene encoding uncharacterized protein LOC127790305 — MEKGKKTKSTGSSISLEQFVSTMAPLIDLEKEAEISTSMATGATRTLDSAQRRGSTILNLKCVDAQTGLMGKTLLEFQSNKGDVLPAHKFGIHDVVVLKPNKADLGSSPLGQGVVYRLKDTSFTVAFDDIPEEGLDSPLRLEKVANEVTYRRMKDTLIQLSKGVLKGPAADLVPVLFGERPPTKSKKNVTFTPYNSNLDHSQRDAISKALSSKDVFLLHGPPGTGKTTTVVEIILQEVKSGSKILACAASNIAVDNVVERLVCHRVKLVRLGHPARLLPQVLDSALDAQVLRGDNSALANDIRKEMKALNGKLLKTKDRSTKRDIRKELKTLSKEERKRQQLAVADVIKSADVVLTTLTGALSRMLEGTSFDLVIIDEAAQALEIACWIALLKGSRCILSGDHLQLPPTVQSIEAEKKGLGKTMFERLADLYGDEITSMLTVQYRMHELIMDWSSKELYNNKIEAHASVAAHKLYDLEGVKKTSSTEPTLILIDIAGCDMEEKKDEEDSTMNEGEAEVAIAHAKRLVQSGVQASDIGLITPYAAQVVLLKMMKNKEDKLKDLEISTVDGFQGREKEAIIISMVRSNSKKEVGFLSDRRRMNVAVTRARRQCCIVCDTETVSADAFLKRLVEYFEEHGDYLSATEYGNE, encoded by the exons ATGGAGAAAGGGAAGAAGACTAAGAGTACGGGTTCATCCATCTCTCTGGAGCAGTTCGTCTCCACCATGGCCCCTCTTATCGATCTAGAAAAG GAGGCTGAGATATCAACTTCCATGGCAACGGGGGCAACTAGGACTCTGGATTCTGCTCAGAGGAGGGGCTCCACCATTCTTAATTTGAAGTGTGTTGATGCTCAG ACTGGATTAATGGGAAAAACCCTTCTTGAGTTTCAATCTAATAAAGGCGATGTTCTTCCTGCTCACAAG TTTGGGATTCATGATGTTGTTGTCTTAAAACCAAACAAAGCTGATCTAGGATCCTCACCCCTTGGTCAAGGTGTTGTTTACCGTCTGAAG GACACATCATTTACTGTGGCTTTTGATGATATTCCAGAGGAGGGCCTAGATAGTCCTCTACGCCTTGAGAAAGTGGCCAATGAG GTGACCTACCGCAGGATGAAAGATACATTAATACAACTGAGTAAAGGCGTGTTGAAGGGACCTGCTGCTGATTTAGTTCCTGTGTTATTTGGGGAGCGACCACCAACAAAGTCGAAGAAGAATGTTACTTTTACCCCATATAACTCCAACCTGGATCACTCTCAG AGAGATGCTATTTCAAAGGCTCTGTCATCCAAGGATGTATTTTTGCTGCATGGCCCTCCTGGAACTGGAAAGACCACCACCGTGGTGGAAATAATCTTGCAAGAAGTGAAATCAGGATCAAAGATTCTTGCTTGTGCTGCTTCAAATATCGCTGTTGACAATGTTGTTGAGCGACTTGTTTGTCATAG GGTGAAGCTGGTGAGATTGGGGCATCCTGCCCGTTTGCTACCTCAAGTCTTGGACAGTGCTCTTGATGCACAG gTTCTACGTGGAGATAATAGTGCTCTTGCAAATGATATCCGGAAGGAAATGAAG GCTTTGAACGGGAAGCTTTTGAAGACAAAAGACAGAAGTACAAAGAGGGACATAAGGAAGGAGCTCAAGACTCTTTCCAAAGAAGAGCGTAAAAGGCAGCAGCTAGCTGTGGCAGATGTAATCAAAAGTGCTGATGTGGTATTGACAACATTGACTGGTGCTTTGTCTCGAATGTTGGAGGGTACTTCATTTGATTTGGTAATTATTGATGAAGCTGCTCAGGCGCTTGAAATAGCATGCTGGATAGCTCTATTAAAG GGGTCGAGATGTATACTTTCTGGAGACCATCTTCAGCTTCCTCCAACTGTTCAAAGCATTGAGGCTGAGAAAAAGGGGTTAGGGAAAACCATGTTTGAACGCCTTGCTGACTTGTATGGTGATGAAATCACGTCTATGCTCACTGTCCAGTATCGCATGCATGAGCTCATTATGGATTGGTCATCTAAAGAACTTTACAACAATAAG ATTGAAGCTCATGCGAGTGTTGCTGCGCACAAGCTGTATGACCTTGAGGGTGTAAAGAAGACGTCTTCAACGGAGCCAACACTAATACTCATAGACATTGCTGG ATGTGacatggaagaaaagaaagatgaagaagacaGCACAATGAATGAGGGTGAAGCTGAGGTTGCTATTGCCCATGCAAAGAGACTTGTTCAGAGCGGAGTTCAAGCTTCTGATATTGGACTTATCACCCCGTATGCAGCACAG GTTGTCTTGctgaagatgatgaaaaataaggaAGACAAACTAAAAGATTTGGAGATATCAACAGTGGATGGCTTCCAAGGTCGAGAAAAGGAAGCTATTATTATTTCAATGGTACGGTCAAACTCAAAGAAAGAG GTGGGTTTTCTGAGTGATCGCAGGCGAATGAATGTTGCTGTGACCCGAGCAAGGAGGCAGTGTTGTATTGTTTGTGACACTGAAACAGTGAGTGCCGATGCGTTCTTGAAGCGTTTAGTTGAGTATTTTGAGGAACATGGTGACTATTTGAGTGCCACAGAATATGGAAATGAATGA